A window from uncultured Desulfobacter sp. encodes these proteins:
- a CDS encoding Sir2 family NAD-dependent protein deacetylase, whose translation MDTAELLKPFKDNNKRITVLTGAGISAESGIPTFRGPEGYWTVGSREYRPEQMATHSMFSQNPWEVWAWYLYRHTVCKNAEPNSGHHAIVKMEEIFKDRFCLVTQNVDGLHLRAGNSIDRTYQIHGNLNYMRCSGECTPRLFDFPEGMPDKQKDQPVTEEEKELLTCARCNSITRPHVLWFDECYNETWYKAESAMGWATSTDLLLVVGTAGATNLPMQIGMMVARNPEAVIVDINPSDNPFRQFAARHDRGIVLDGTGGQYLPELLSLWEA comes from the coding sequence ATGGACACAGCCGAACTGCTTAAACCGTTTAAGGATAACAACAAACGGATCACCGTTTTAACCGGCGCCGGAATTTCCGCAGAAAGCGGCATTCCGACATTCCGGGGACCTGAAGGATACTGGACCGTGGGGTCAAGGGAATACCGGCCCGAACAGATGGCCACCCACAGCATGTTTTCCCAAAATCCCTGGGAAGTCTGGGCCTGGTATCTTTACCGGCATACCGTGTGTAAAAACGCAGAACCCAATTCAGGCCACCACGCCATTGTTAAAATGGAAGAGATTTTCAAAGACAGATTCTGCCTGGTCACCCAGAATGTGGACGGCCTTCATTTGCGGGCCGGCAACAGCATTGACCGGACCTACCAGATCCATGGCAACCTCAACTATATGCGGTGCTCAGGAGAATGCACCCCAAGGCTTTTTGACTTTCCGGAAGGCATGCCGGACAAGCAAAAAGACCAGCCGGTCACCGAGGAGGAAAAAGAGCTGCTGACCTGCGCCAGATGCAACAGCATTACCCGCCCCCATGTGCTCTGGTTTGACGAATGTTACAACGAAACCTGGTACAAGGCCGAATCCGCCATGGGGTGGGCCACGTCCACCGATCTGCTCCTGGTGGTGGGCACGGCCGGGGCCACCAATCTCCCCATGCAGATCGGCATGATGGTGGCCAGAAATCCCGAAGCGGTTATTGTGGACATCAACCCCAGCGACAATCCCTTCAGGCAGTTTGCCGCCCGGCACGACCGGGGTATTGTTCTGGATGGCACCGGCGGGCAGTATTTACCCGAACTGCTCTCCCTGTGGGAAGCATAA
- a CDS encoding NUDIX hydrolase, translated as MNCSPAEKHREYPVRPALAVGAVVFKDDRVLLVKRGNPPAQGVWAIPGGSVELGETLKTAAEREILEETGIVIEAGDPVFSFESIHRDGEDRVRFHYYIVDLGATYISGEPAAGDDALDVGWISREDLGRLNVNPTTLKVLDQAFNFR; from the coding sequence ATGAACTGTTCACCTGCCGAAAAGCATAGAGAATATCCTGTCCGCCCCGCCCTTGCTGTGGGTGCGGTTGTCTTCAAGGACGACAGGGTATTATTGGTCAAACGGGGCAATCCCCCGGCCCAGGGCGTCTGGGCGATTCCCGGGGGCAGTGTGGAATTGGGAGAAACCCTTAAAACCGCGGCGGAAAGGGAAATATTGGAGGAAACCGGAATTGTTATTGAGGCCGGAGACCCCGTATTTTCATTTGAATCCATTCACAGGGATGGCGAGGATCGGGTCCGGTTCCACTATTATATTGTGGACCTTGGGGCAACTTATATCAGCGGCGAGCCCGCTGCCGGGGATGATGCCCTGGATGTCGGATGGATCTCCAGAGAAGACCTTGGCCGGCTTAACGTCAATCCCACCACCCTTAAGGTTCTCGACCAAGCCTTCAACTTCAGATAA